From Nitrospirota bacterium, the proteins below share one genomic window:
- a CDS encoding NADH:ubiquinone oxidoreductase has protein sequence MKPKVGVFSFTSCEGCQLQILNLEDEIPVILDKIEFVNFREAMSEKGQDYEIAFIEGSVSRESEIAELKKIRERAKVLIAIGACADLGGVNVLKNYHPQETWLRTVYKRTDLFTDTIPVKRIKDVVSVDYVIPGCPIDKKEFLRFVQELLLGIKPRLPDYPVCVECRIRGNVCLVEQGKWCLGSVTLAGCNAICPTYREACIACRGLVEEANIESLTNILMQNGLSREEIREKFKVFNGLEGIKI, from the coding sequence GTGAAACCTAAAGTCGGCGTTTTCAGTTTTACAAGCTGTGAGGGGTGTCAGCTTCAGATATTGAATCTGGAGGATGAGATTCCTGTGATTTTAGATAAGATTGAGTTTGTAAATTTCAGAGAGGCGATGAGTGAAAAGGGCCAGGACTATGAGATTGCCTTTATTGAAGGGTCTGTTTCGAGGGAATCAGAGATTGCGGAATTAAAAAAGATAAGGGAAAGGGCTAAAGTCCTTATAGCCATTGGTGCATGTGCTGACCTCGGCGGGGTCAATGTATTGAAAAATTACCATCCGCAAGAGACATGGCTTAGAACGGTTTATAAAAGGACTGATTTATTTACAGATACTATCCCTGTAAAGCGGATAAAAGATGTAGTGTCTGTAGATTATGTTATACCCGGCTGTCCTATAGATAAAAAAGAATTCCTGAGATTTGTACAGGAGTTATTGCTTGGTATAAAGCCTCGGCTTCCTGATTATCCTGTGTGTGTAGAGTGCAGGATAAGGGGAAATGTGTGTCTTGTTGAACAGGGTAAGTGGTGTCTTGGATCAGTGACTCTTGCCGGCTGTAATGCAATATGTCCTACATATCGTGAGGCGTGCATAGCATGCAGGGGGCTTGTTGAAGAAGCAAATATAGAATCCCTTACCAATATCCTTATGCAGAACGGACTTTCGAGGGAAGAGATACGTGAGAAGTTTAAGGTATTTAACGGTCTGGAAGGGATAAAAATATAG